The Flavobacterium sp. N2270 genome contains the following window.
TTTTAGTTGTTGTTCTAAAACTCCTTTCCCAATTATTTTTCCCTCAACTACAATACCTTTTGAATGTAATTCTTCAACAAGCTTTATAAATAAGTGGGGTTGTTTTACTTTTTTTAAACTGCCAATAAAAAGTAAATGCAAAACATCTTTTCTCTCTTTTTTTTCAAAATTATAATAATCTAAATCTATTATATTAGGCAATATATCTAAATCTTTAGTATAAAATATTTTTTGGGCATTGTCCAATCCATGAACTGAATTTGCAATAATTTTAGTTGGAAAGCTAAAATGAAGCCAAGAAAACAATCCGTTTTCTCTTTTTTCAGAATATCCATCATTCCGAATAGAACCAAAGCTTAAAGTGTTGGTAATTCGACCAACAAAACCTGCATAAAAGCCCGTATAAAAATGAAAACCATAAATCAATTTTGGATTAAATTTTCTTACTAATTTATAAACCTCATAAAGTCTTTGAAATTTATTGCTCGATTTACCAATATAAACAACTTCTACATTTAAATTTCTAATCTCATTTTCAAAATATTCTCCCTGAGTTAAACAAGCCACTTTAACATCATAATTATTGCTTTTTAAAATTTTACACAAGTAAAACAATTGTTTT
Protein-coding sequences here:
- a CDS encoding glycosyltransferase, encoding MKILFIAGSLGKGGAEKQLFYLCKILKSNNYDVKVACLTQGEYFENEIRNLNVEVVYIGKSSNKFQRLYEVYKLVRKFNPKLIYGFHFYTGFYAGFVGRITNTLSFGSIRNDGYSEKRENGLFSWLHFSFPTKIIANSVHGLDNAQKIFYTKDLDILPNIIDLDYYNFEKKERKDVLHLLFIGSLKKVKQPHLFIKLVEELHSKGIVVEGKIIGKGVLEQQLKIQAKDLPVEFMGNIDDVRPYLENADYLISTSLFEGTPNVILEAMATLTPVFVLYHEGILSWIEMGLLLRTNSLVEIEEKIISNKTNNIQAARNYLQKNHSFKEALEKFERLIEK